AGGCCACTGGGCTGAAAATCAATTTCCATAAAAGCACCTTTGCCCCGATCCACGTCGACCCAAATCTCTCGACTAGCCTTGCCGCAATCCTGGGCTGCCCAGTTGCCACCTTCCCGCAATCATACTTGGGCTTGCCTCTATCCACTCACAAGCTAAACCTAGCTGACTTCTTCTTCATCATTGACAAGGTCGATCGCCGTCTTGCTGGTTGGAGGGGCCTTTTGCTCTCCTTGGCCGGGAGGGCCATCCTGGTCCGCTCCGTTCTACGCGCCCTGCCAATCTATGCCATGAGTGTCCTTCTTCTACCTGCTGGAACCATTCAGGAAATCGAGAAATGTTGTAGGGCCTTCTTTTGGTCTGGTCAGGAATCTACCTCGGGCGGCAACTGCAAGGTCGCTTGGGACCTCGTTTGTGCTCCCTTCGCCAATGGGGGCCTTGGTTTCCTCTCTCTTCCCCACATGAACATGTGTCTTCTTCTCAAACACATTTCCAAGCTACACGACGAGCAAACCTCGGGAGAGACTAGGTACTTGATCACCAAATACGGATGGTCGACCGCTAACGATGTACGCATGTCAGACAACCAGCATACCCCGATTTGGAAAGACATTATGaaaggcctcgccctcttccggGACACCACCCGGGTCAACATTGGTAATGGAACCACTACCTCCTTTTGGCTTGACCTTTGGCTCCCTCGCTCAGCTCAAACCCTAGCCCGACAATTTCCGGCTCTGTTTTCACACTCCAATCGAGTCCACACATCAGTGGCACGTGCTTTGACATCGAACAACCTCACCTTGGATCTAACACCTAGGCTGTCTCATGCAGCCGAATGCGAACTGCTTGAACTACGCACTATATTGGGCACGGTGAACTTAAATATGCAGGTTGCTGACAGGAGAACTACAAGGGACGCTGAGAAACCTTTCACCGCTAAGCTTGCCTACCAAGCGGTTTGGAGGACAAAGCCCATGGACACGCTCGCCTCGGCCATCTGGCGGAACTACGCCCCAAATAAATGTCGACTCTACCTCTGGCTTGCCCGCAAGGACCGCCTCTTCACGAATGAACGACGGTTCAGACGGGGCATTGCTACTTCAGCCGCATGCCCCTTCTGCGACCACTGTGAATCCATCAACCACCTCCTTTTCGAATGTCAGCACCTAGCTCCACTTTGGGGGGGAGCTAGACAGCCTATGTCCGGGTGCGCCACAGGGGCTGCTCCAAGCTTGGGAGGGCGAATGGCACAACAAAACTAGATCAACAGTTCTACTGGCCGTTCTTTGGAATATCTGGAAGCGACGGAACGCCAAGGTCTTTCGGGACATACATCTTGGGCTTCATGATGTGGCAAGCTCCGCTGCGGAAGATCTTAAACTTTAGTCCCACCGCTGTAATAATATTCGAAAACAAATTCAACTCAGGGACTGGGGCTCCATGTTGTTCCACCTTGCCGGGAGAATTTAGCCCCCCGCTACATGTAATTTTATTCCCTCCTTAACCCCCATGTACTCTCTGTTCTCCCTGAGATCTGTAACACCCCGACGGTTGGCGATAAAGGTTCAGGCAGGCGTAAGCCAGCCGTTGACGCGTCAAAAAAAAATCTATTTGAGCGCCCCTGAGATGATCTGCACCTGTCACATTTACTTACAGAAAGaatactcatagggatacatttCCATAGGCAAGTATCTTCTTGCATGTCCTGGGTGCTATTAGCTTATTCCGAATACGAGAGGACGACCACTGAAATTTAACCATATCAAAACTGTCGCTTTTAGAGTTCCTTTGATTCATAAGCACACATGGATATCGTATATTTGTCCATCCACTCTTCTTATTATTTCTGGTGCGATAACAAGTTTGTTTGattgatagatagatagatagataggcATATACTCTTTATCAAACCTACAAAACATCATTTTTcttatctagtactccctccgttcctaaatatttgtttttctagaaatttcaacaagtgactacatacggggcaaaatgagtgaatctacactctaaaatatgtctatatacatccgtatgtgatagtccatttgaaatctctaaaaagacaaatatttaggaacggagggagtatattgtaatTAACATGCTACTTATGCCTCTTATTTATTAAGCAGCTTACTGTTTTTCTACTGCTTGCAGAGTTTGCCATCAGCAGAGCACCATGCAAAACCCCAGCAGGCGGCCCACTGTCTCTCTCGCTGGACCCCCTGCTTGTTCCGGGATCCAAGGTTGGGCTGACCTCCCAGATGAGTTGCTTCATCTCATCGTTGCTCGGTTGGGCTCCTTTCAAGACATTCTTGGCTTCGCCGCAACATGCCCCTCTTGGCGTACTGCCTCCTCTTCATACCCATCGAAATCTACATTCCGCACAAAATTCCCACCTCTCCTCATCCAGCCCCGTGTCCGTCATGAACAAGATCCTCTTCTTCCTTCTACTGATGGTTGCCGTGAGCTACTCAAATGTAAGGTTATTGATCCAGCCAACCCGAACGCCGCCCTTCACTGCCAGATTCCTCAAGAAACCCTGGAGAATATGAAATGTATCGGCTCTTCCTATGGTAATATCATCTACTACCGCGAAGGATATTGTCGCATCGTCGATGTCTTCACTGGAATGGAGGTTTCAGCTCCATGTCTCCCACCCAGTGCCAAGTGTTCGATATACCGCTGTAATGGCATTCTAACAGCCCCTGTCACATCACCCAACTCACATCTCATTGTCAGTACCAGCACCTACCACAAGTCCTACTTATTTGATTGGCGTGTTGGAAGCGACTCTTGGTCCCAAGCCCAGCTTCCTTATATGTATACGGACCAGATTGTGGAATTCAATGGTCAGCTCATTCTCTCGGATGGCAATGGGTGGTTCCACTCTGTGCAGGTGGCCCCTCAGCTTGGTCTGCAGGAGATAACAACCGACAAGGATGACTGGAGTCAGGAACATCGTGATATGACAGCGCTGGTGGTTTGCGGTGACATGCTTATCCCGTTGACCGTTTTTACGGTACCCTGTACTGCTGACCGAAGAGGGAGCAGTATATTAAAATCTGACCATCGATTTTCTGAGGATAGGGTAGACATTGAAGTTTAAAAATTAGCTAGAGATTTCATTTTCTAGGCAACACTGGCCGCAGATTCATCTGTTCGCCCCCTTCTCCCTGTCGTAGTCGTAGCCCTCCCATCGCCGTGGTCTCATCTGCCCGGCACTACCAGCTGCCGTCGTGGACAAGCAGTGTGCACCTGGAGCCATCGGATATCCGGAAGGCGGAGACGTCGGTTCAGAGGTCCTAAACCTTTTCGGCCCAGCTGTCCTCGctgagggaggaggcggcggtccAGTCCCCGGAGAGCGAGACGGCGTCGCTGAATTCGGCGACGTGGCCAAGCTGGGGTGAGGCGGTGCGCTGCCAGAGGTTAAGCGGCGGATGGTGCAGGGCGTCGGCAGGGACTTTCGTGGAGACGAAGACGATGAGAGAGCAGTCGCCGGTGAGCGCCAGGGCGACGGGCTCCTAGGAGAGCAGCGGTGTCAGGGGCCTCCTCGAGCTCCTCGCGGCAGGAGGAAAAGGGTGTGTTGGGCCATGTCGACACTCGACACTCATGCGAGCTGAACTTTTACGTCCCAAAGTACCCTTAGAATAGTATACTCGAGGACGGGAACGAAGCAGTGCCAGCTATACTGCTCGTGATTTTGTCAATTGGAGCAGTCCGTGGAAAGTACAAGACTGAGAGCCATAGCCGGCACAGTACGAGGTGTTGCTCCTCCCTCcccatttttccgggctcatgcATGAAAGTGGCATGCCGTTTGGTTCTGTCCCCAGAAAGAGTGCCCAATCATCCAGCTTCTCCATGGGCAGCATTGTCGCGAGCTCGGTCGACACGTCGAGGCGGTAGATCTCCCGAGGCGGTAGATTTTGTCAATGGACGGCCCATATTTGTCGCTGGGTACCATAAAAGAGCTCTATCGTTTTTATTCCCTTCCCTCGGGAGCTCTACCGCCTCGACGTGTCAACCGAGCCCGCGACAATGCTGCCCATGGAGAAGCTGGATGATTGGGCACTCTTTCTGGGGGCAGAACCAAACGGCATGCCACTTTCGTgcatgagcccggaaaaatgggGAGGGAGGAGCAACACCTCGTACTGTGCCGGCTATGGCTCTCAGCCTTGTACTTTCCACGGACTGCATGAGGAGCCGGATCCTGTGTTGGACACGCCGCCCGTTGACTGTGACCATTGGAATCCGCCGCTTTCTCGCGCTCACAGGGACCGCTACTCCGACCCTTGGGCTATACGCTGGTACGGCGAACAGCACCCCGTGCAGTTAGCTCTGCCACTCTGGCTGTACCCAAGCATGTTCTACTATGGTGCCGGAGAGTGATCCGCCCCGCCGGCCCGGCCACGGCTCTCGCCGCGGCACTGCCCTCTTCGAAGGCTTCCATTTGGTCTGAGTGTGTTGGCGGCCGCGTTAGTGCCGTGAGCTTGCTACAGTTAATTATTACCCAAGTCTCATGCTGTTGGTCTGGAGGCTTTACCTATGCTCTCTCTGTTTAATAAGTAATACTTTCACTAAGTGTCTAGCAAGTACTTTATATAGTTGGCACAGGGGCACATGCCCTATCAATATGCATGCTACTGTCGTGTATACTCACTTACTATATATTCAGGACATGGTTCTGAAGCAGCCATGGCAGCTTCTTATCGTTTCAGTGCAGTGCGTCTGCGCATGCAGCTGTTCGGTGACTCGCATGTTTTGAGGAATGTCACTCGCATACATTATCTGGTACTGAAGGTTGTTTCACAATAAAAGTGAAAGAATCTTTACTGCTGCTCCGATAGTTCATATTAGTCCTGCTTTCACTTCGATTGCGGCAGAGATGCGCCGCTGAGGCCCATGTTGTGTCCGGCCttcctgttggggatcgttgcagaaattaaaattttctacgcatcaccaagatcaatctatagagtttactagcaacgagaggggagtgttacctttgaagatcgcgagtcggaagcgttgcaagaacgcggatgagggagtcgtactcgtagcgattcagatcgcggtagattccgatcctagcgccgaacaacggcacctccgcgttcaacacacgtgcagcccggtgacgtctcccgcaccttgatccagcaaggaggagggataggttgaggaagagggctccaacagcagcacgacggcgtggtggtgatggagtggcagttctccgacagggcttcgccaagctcacgcggaggaggagaggtgttggggaggggaggggctgcgccttggatgtggtgctgcagccctccccccacccctctatttatagggagaagggggaagggggccggcccctctagatg
The sequence above is a segment of the Aegilops tauschii subsp. strangulata cultivar AL8/78 chromosome 6, Aet v6.0, whole genome shotgun sequence genome. Coding sequences within it:
- the LOC109742323 gene encoding uncharacterized protein; translation: MQNPSRRPTVSLAGPPACSGIQGWADLPDELLHLIVARLGSFQDILGFAATCPSWRTASSSYPSKSTFRTKFPPLLIQPRVRHEQDPLLPSTDGCRELLKCKVIDPANPNAALHCQIPQETLENMKCIGSSYGNIIYYREGYCRIVDVFTGMEVSAPCLPPSAKCSIYRCNGILTAPVTSPNSHLIVSTSTYHKSYLFDWRVGSDSWSQAQLPYMYTDQIVEFNGQLILSDGNGWFHSVQVAPQLGLQEITTDKDDWSQEHRDMTALVVCGDMLIPLTVFTLSSLREEAAVQSPESETASLNSATWPSWGEAVRCQRLSGGWCRASAGTFVETKTMREQSPVSARATGS